Within the Ensifer canadensis genome, the region CTTCCTCGCGCAACACCCACCGTGCGGCAAGCAGCGCTTCGAGATCGACCGGCCTTCCGGCAAGCGGGTGGCGGGGTGGCGCATAGATCGCGATGCGGTCGACCGCCACGCTGCGATGGTCCAGCTTTTCCGCATCGACCCTGCCCTCGACGAAGCCGAGCTGCGCCGTTCCCTCCTCGACCGCCTCGGCGACCACCGCCGTGTTGCGCACGGTCAGCTTCACGTCGATATGCGGATAATCATGGGTGAAGCGGGCGAGACGTGCCGGCAGCCAGTAGCTTGCCACCGTCTGGCTTGCGGCGATCGCGAGCGTGCCGCGGCGCAGATGCGAGAGGTCGTTGAGGCAAGCGGTCGCAGCCGTCGCGCGCGCAAGCACGGCTTTCGCCTCCGGCAGAAACGCCTTCCCCGCCTCCGTCAGCGCCAGCCCGCGGCCGATGCGATCGAACACCCTGACGTTGTGTTGCGTTTCAAGCGCCGCGATCGCCGCGCTGGCGGCAGACTGCGTGACGTTCATTGCCTCGGCCGCGCGTGTCATATGCAGACGCTCGGCGACAGCCACGAAAATGCGAAGTTGATCAAGGGTCATGGAAAATCAATCGCAAAAAGCGATCGAATTGACAAGAACAATCCGTTAGACTGATTCATCAATCGGACTAGGTTGCGGCCATGTCCAGATCGCATTCCCCATCGGCCGCCCCCGCACCCACGCTCTCTTCCCGCATAGCGCGCATCGCGCCGGGTTTGATCCTCTGTTGTCTCGTAGCACTCGCCGCCTTCGGCCTTGAGCGCCTCGAGGCAAGCTGGACCGGCCGGCCATGGCTGGAAGCGCTTGTTA harbors:
- a CDS encoding LysR family transcriptional regulator, whose translation is MTLDQLRIFVAVAERLHMTRAAEAMNVTQSAASAAIAALETQHNVRVFDRIGRGLALTEAGKAFLPEAKAVLARATAATACLNDLSHLRRGTLAIAASQTVASYWLPARLARFTHDYPHIDVKLTVRNTAVVAEAVEEGTAQLGFVEGRVDAEKLDHRSVAVDRIAIYAPPRHPLAGRPVDLEALLAARWVLREEGSGTRAMFLQSMRAHGADIDQLKVELELPSNEAVLTAVESGPFITAVSRLAAQPFADSGRLVELPFELAERSFELLTHRDRQFSRAARAFVDLL